The DNA segment ATAATCAAACTGAAACTGCAATTAATAACAACGCAAGCCAATTTAAATAATTTAAATATTTCGCAGGGGGTAACAAAGATATTTTTTGTTACCCTCATCCCATTGTTCTTAAAATTGGAGGAATGAGGTATGGATGCAAAAGCAAAAGCAGAAATCTACTCCATAATAAATGAATTAAATAGCATTATTAGAGACCTAAATAATACAGCTAATGAGTTAAAGGAATTTAAAGGAATTGGTACAGAATATTGTTCTCAAAAATTAAATAAGGTGGCAAGCCACTATAACCAAATAAAAAATAATTTATATGAACTCACTTAGGGAGATTTTTGGAATGTGATATGAATCTGTACCTTAAGGCGGTGCTCGTTACTATGAGTGTGTTTACTTTGTTAACTTTGGCAGCATGTAATGAAAAGAATTTGGAAGCAGCCAAAACAATCCAACAAAAACTAAAAGAAAAATACGGCCAAGAATTTGTGGTCGATAGAATTGGCGGAGGCTACGGCACTCTTCATTCAAATACATTAAAGGCCATTGTTTATCCCAAAGAGACAGTATCTAAGAAATTCAGCGTAGAGATCACAATGGATTTAAATAACATGTGGGATTCATATATGAATATCGTAATGGCTGAGAAATTAGACACAGAAGTAAGAAAACTGGTAGATCACTATTTTGATGATCCCTATCACCAAAAAACCTATTTATCCTCTACTGGTATGTCCTTTCCTGACCAAAGTCTTACCGATAGAGGAATATCTATAAAAACATATTTAAAAAATAATTCAGAAGTGATTATATATTTTTTCGTTAAGTGTGATAAGGAAGTGAATCTAACTAACCTGGCGGAGAGACTTCATGAATTTGCAAATGAGGCCATTTCCCTCGGGGTAAAAGAAGCATACATTCGTTTGTTTCTTGTTAAGCCTGCCACATACCAGCAAATAGACCAAAAACAAGAACTCCTTATTGATAGTATCGAGGCTTATGATTATTATTCAAAAAAAGACCATACCTATCAACACTCTTGGCTAACAATTGAAAATTCGATTATTCTTGAATCGGCAGAAGACATACAGAGAAATTTCAAATAACAAGGGTGGGATTTTATGCCGTTAGAACTGACGGAAATTGATCAGTTGATTTTGGCTTATATTGTGTACTTTGACCTAAGTGAAAAACAAAAACATGCTGCAATAAATGGGACATTAACAATTGGACAATTAATGAAAGATAACGAGGCTGTTCTCAAAGATTTAAAGGATTTTAGGCCTAAATTCAAAACAGTAGCTGAATTTGAACATTTTCAAAGTATAATTCTTTCCATTTCCGACCCCAAATCAAAATATTACTATTGGAAGATTAAAGATGTAGACGACCAAAATACGAAGACAGGATTTGTTGCTTATACCTTTGAACCACTTGAAGGTCAAGCAATAATGACCTTCCGCGGTAGTGAAGACATGAATAACCTTAATCACTTTAATACAGATTGGACTAATAATTTTAATACAATTACTTCACCATTAACCATTCAACAAGGTAAAGCTATTGATTATCTTAATACTAATGGACCAAAGTATGGTTCTATTAGTCTCATTGGACATTCCTTGGGTGGGAATATTGCTATTGCAGCCACTGTAGGTGCAAGCAAAGAAATTAGAGACAAAATAACTAACACGACTACCTTTAATGCACCAGGCTTTAATCAAACATTCCAACTTTCACATAGGGATGAGTTTCATGAAATGAAGTCGAGGATAAAAGAACTTCAAAATGAAAAAGACTATGTATCCTCCATATTATATAACCCAACCACACCCATAATTATTGAAGCGACGGTTGATGACCTTACCGATAATCACTTCGTACACTTTATGGCTAATGATGGTGTAAACCTTAAAAGAAAGGTACCCCAAAAAAAGGATTTTACAACACAATGGATTCATAACATGACCATCGACTTAGAAGTACTTCCCGACCCTATGCTTGAAGGGCTAATCAACACTGTTGTTGCACTTAAAAATATGCGAATTGATTATGGTGGTTTAATCAAAGCTGGTTTGATTATGTTCGTAATCAGTCCACAAGCGACTATAGCTTATGCAGGTGTGCTAGTGGGAACAGCGGCATTATTTGCAGGCGCCATCGTTGTAGGCGGGATAATCGTTGCGGCTGTTGCTCTTGCCCAAACGGTCATTCCGATTGTTGTCGAAGAGGTTTCAAAGTTTGTTTCGGCCGTTTACAACAAAGTTGTCGGCATGGTGAATTATGTAATAGACGGACTTGTGCACACAGCTGTTGCAGCTGGTAAGGCTATTCATGATTTTAGTAAAGCAGTCTCTGAGACTATTTCTAATGTGTTTTCTAGTCTCTCGAACTCGATTCAAAAACTGTGGAATTCTTGGTTTAACCCTACTTACTATTTACCGATTAATGTAGATATTTATAGGCTTCGAAATATGGCGGTGCAGCTACAAAGTATTCAAAACAGGCTAAATACCATTGATAGGAGAATAGATTCCCTTTATACAATAAGTGATATTATAGGTAGCTTAAAGCTCCTCTTTAATGACTGGGGTATTGGCAATGATGGAAATATCCAAAATTGCATTAACTATATTAATCTAGCAGCGGATGGTATTGAGAATTGCGAACGTAAACTTTTAAATCGAGCGTACTCTATGTAAATAAAGAGGAATTAGGGAAAATAATCCTCTAGTTCCTTTTCCTTAAACTCCATGCAAATAAATTTACATCATCGATGGACATAAAATTACATTTTAGAAAATACATTTTTTGTGAGCCATCCTATTTTTTTACTACGACTATCGAACTAGGGTGGGGAGCTTTTATGAAATGAAAAAACTTAGTTTCGTATGACAATTTCTTGGGGTGAAAAGATGCAAATCCGACCTGATAATGCACAGCATATTGGTGCAAGGGAACAGCAAGAGGATTCATTCGGTTTTTCCTCGTTTGATCAAACTGAGATTATAAATAAACGTGGTTTTACGGCGGTTCTTGCAGATGGAATGGGTGGGATGACACACGGAAGTGAAGTGAGCCAACTGGCTGTACAGTCATTTCTAAGTTACTATCAAGATGTCCGTTTTGGAGAAGATGTTCCCACACTTTTGCATGATGCGCTAATTTATTCAAACAGTCAAGTTCAACAGTTCGCGGAAACCAAGGGTTTACAAAATCAGGTGGGTTCAACCCTCATTGCTGCCACCGTTAAAGATGGGCACTTATACTGGATTTCAGTAGGAGACAGCCGTATTTACTTGTACCGGCATAATGAACTTATTCAATTAACAGAGGACCATGTATATGCAAAGGTATTAAATGAAGAAGCGGCAAAAGGGACCATTTCAAAAGAAGAAGCCGAAACACATCCTCAAAGAGCAGCCTTGACAAGCTTCCTTGGATTAGAGGAAATAACAGAAATTGACCAAAATGTCGTTCCTTTTCCGCTGAAGGTCGGTGACCGAATATTATTATGCAGTGACGGCCTTTACGGGTTTATGAGTGAGGGGGATATCGTTCAACTTCTATCTGAAAATAAAGACGGTGTTTGCGATTTACTTGTTAATAAAGTATTAGATTTTAAACATCCCTATCAAGACAACATAACAGCAGTCCTTTTAGAATGTAAAAAGGAAAATCAAACAGCAAGGATAGAAAATATCACCACATTTACAGAAACAACGGATGACCCTCCCTCTAGAAGTAAATCTGTATTAAAAAGAAAAAGAAGGTTCTTTCCATTTCTCCTTACTCTCTTACTTATACTAATCCTTTTAACTGGCGGACTAGCAGGTTATTACTTTTACGGTAAAGATGGAAGTTTTAATGAAATCAAATCTAAGGTTTTGAACGCTCTTCATTTAAATGAAAAAACAGAACCAAAACATACAAAAGAAGGTGATAAAAACAAATGAAAGGATTAAAACGATATTATCCTTTATTGTTGGTTGCCCTGCTGATTACTCTTTTCGGTCTTCTTCCACCATCAGCCGATGCAAAGTCAACGGAAGAAATGCAGGCAAGCACCATCCTTGTTACGTGTGGTGATTTAAGCGGAGCAGTCAGCATGGGGACTGGTTTTGTGATTGGAAACTCAGACCATGTAGTTACCAATCATCATGTCATTGACTGTGCTGAACAGGGTGGACCAGTAAATATCATTTTAGAAGTAGGAAAAATCGTACCTGCAACCGTCCAATGGTCCTCACAGGAGAAAGATTTAGCTGTACTACAGACAGAGAGCACATTAGATCGACCAGCTGTTACTTTTACACTTTCAAAGGATGTAAAAGTAACGGACCATGTTTATGTAATGGGTTTTCCGGGCGCAGCCAATGATCAAAGTATTATTGATCCTTCTTTCGTTGCTACAGTAAAAGTGTCACAGGGGATTATTAGTGCCAAAGTGAAATCAAAGGCTGGAGTGGCTTTGTATCAAACTGATGCACCTATCAATCCTGGGAATTCTGGTGGTCCATTATTCACGGACAGCGGTTCGGTCATTGGCATAAACAGTATGGCTTCACTTGTTGCAGGGGTTGTACTTGATGAAAATGGACAGGAAAAGACAGACAGAATTCGTTTA comes from the Neobacillus sp. PS2-9 genome and includes:
- a CDS encoding Mbeg1-like protein, coding for MPLELTEIDQLILAYIVYFDLSEKQKHAAINGTLTIGQLMKDNEAVLKDLKDFRPKFKTVAEFEHFQSIILSISDPKSKYYYWKIKDVDDQNTKTGFVAYTFEPLEGQAIMTFRGSEDMNNLNHFNTDWTNNFNTITSPLTIQQGKAIDYLNTNGPKYGSISLIGHSLGGNIAIAATVGASKEIRDKITNTTTFNAPGFNQTFQLSHRDEFHEMKSRIKELQNEKDYVSSILYNPTTPIIIEATVDDLTDNHFVHFMANDGVNLKRKVPQKKDFTTQWIHNMTIDLEVLPDPMLEGLINTVVALKNMRIDYGGLIKAGLIMFVISPQATIAYAGVLVGTAALFAGAIVVGGIIVAAVALAQTVIPIVVEEVSKFVSAVYNKVVGMVNYVIDGLVHTAVAAGKAIHDFSKAVSETISNVFSSLSNSIQKLWNSWFNPTYYLPINVDIYRLRNMAVQLQSIQNRLNTIDRRIDSLYTISDIIGSLKLLFNDWGIGNDGNIQNCINYINLAADGIENCERKLLNRAYSM
- a CDS encoding protein phosphatase 2C domain-containing protein, which produces MQIRPDNAQHIGAREQQEDSFGFSSFDQTEIINKRGFTAVLADGMGGMTHGSEVSQLAVQSFLSYYQDVRFGEDVPTLLHDALIYSNSQVQQFAETKGLQNQVGSTLIAATVKDGHLYWISVGDSRIYLYRHNELIQLTEDHVYAKVLNEEAAKGTISKEEAETHPQRAALTSFLGLEEITEIDQNVVPFPLKVGDRILLCSDGLYGFMSEGDIVQLLSENKDGVCDLLVNKVLDFKHPYQDNITAVLLECKKENQTARIENITTFTETTDDPPSRSKSVLKRKRRFFPFLLTLLLILILLTGGLAGYYFYGKDGSFNEIKSKVLNALHLNEKTEPKHTKEGDKNK
- a CDS encoding trypsin-like peptidase domain-containing protein, translated to MKGLKRYYPLLLVALLITLFGLLPPSADAKSTEEMQASTILVTCGDLSGAVSMGTGFVIGNSDHVVTNHHVIDCAEQGGPVNIILEVGKIVPATVQWSSQEKDLAVLQTESTLDRPAVTFTLSKDVKVTDHVYVMGFPGAANDQSIIDPSFVATVKVSQGIISAKVKSKAGVALYQTDAPINPGNSGGPLFTDSGSVIGINSMASLVAGVVLDENGQEKTDRIRLGDNIGWSIQADELIVELDKLGIKYKLESRQEKPYSGGGGESGGSTIFNFATLGLGLLAVLLAALAVILSLTKKGRVVVKEVSRRVIPNPTQEKNHPAPIVKPAVPSDGSVIQTKPCLVGINGPYSGQKFQLNQQVTLGRSPSNSQIIIPSNTVSGAHCTVSYDVFQKVFYVTDLQSTNGTFIGNGQRLHPNLKTPLQSGQHFYLSNPEFTFEVRLENQ